Proteins from one Bradyrhizobium roseum genomic window:
- a CDS encoding acetamidase/formamidase family protein codes for MCAGDDKNCPDFELHHRNFKDTLDRERRSFLRSGFAAAGGVAAMTAGGISLVTPQMAAAAEKNQPAKRSYHHLPANAETVHWGYFSKKLKPQVEIDSGDFITIEALTHHANDDAERMVKGDPGAESVFLWTKEKKGVNRRGAGPMDASLFGRGAGEGLGVHICTGPVYVRGAQEGDVIELRIIDVTPRPCANPQYRGKTFGSNAAAWWGFHYKDLLTEPKPREVITIYEVDATGERNWAKAVYNYQWTPQTDPSGVVHKTIDYPGVPVDHTTIKENHGILKNVRIPIRPHFGVIGLAPKEADIVDSIPPSYTGGNIDNWRIGKGATMYYPVAVEGALLSVGDPHASQGDSELCGTAIESSLNGTFQIILHKKADLVGTALEALDYPMLETRDEWLVHGFSFANYLTELGDKAQSEIYSKSSVDLALRDAFRKMRKFLMTTKKLTEDEAISLITVGVDFGITQVVDGNWGVHAVIKKDIFAGGEA; via the coding sequence ATGTGTGCAGGTGACGACAAGAACTGTCCGGACTTCGAATTACACCACCGCAACTTCAAGGACACGCTTGATCGGGAACGCCGATCGTTCCTGCGATCCGGCTTCGCCGCGGCCGGGGGCGTCGCAGCGATGACGGCGGGCGGCATTTCCCTGGTGACGCCGCAGATGGCGGCGGCCGCCGAAAAGAACCAGCCAGCCAAGCGCTCCTATCATCATTTGCCTGCGAATGCCGAGACGGTGCATTGGGGCTATTTCAGCAAGAAACTCAAACCGCAGGTCGAAATCGATTCCGGCGACTTCATCACCATTGAGGCATTGACCCATCACGCCAACGACGACGCCGAGCGCATGGTGAAGGGTGATCCCGGCGCCGAAAGCGTGTTCCTGTGGACCAAGGAGAAGAAGGGGGTCAACCGTCGTGGCGCCGGACCGATGGATGCCTCGCTGTTCGGGCGCGGTGCCGGCGAGGGCCTTGGCGTGCACATCTGCACCGGCCCCGTCTACGTCCGCGGCGCCCAGGAGGGTGACGTGATCGAGTTGCGCATCATCGACGTCACGCCCCGGCCATGCGCCAATCCGCAGTATCGCGGCAAGACCTTCGGCAGCAACGCAGCGGCATGGTGGGGTTTCCACTACAAGGACTTGCTGACCGAGCCCAAGCCGCGCGAGGTGATCACGATCTACGAGGTCGACGCGACAGGCGAACGCAACTGGGCGAAGGCCGTGTACAATTACCAATGGACCCCGCAAACCGATCCTTCGGGCGTGGTGCACAAGACCATCGACTATCCCGGCGTTCCCGTCGATCACACCACGATCAAGGAGAACCACGGCATTCTGAAAAATGTGCGCATTCCGATACGTCCGCATTTCGGCGTCATCGGCCTGGCGCCAAAGGAAGCTGATATCGTCGACTCGATCCCGCCCAGCTATACCGGCGGCAACATCGACAATTGGCGCATCGGCAAGGGCGCCACGATGTATTATCCGGTGGCCGTCGAAGGCGCCCTGCTTTCCGTTGGCGATCCACACGCTTCGCAGGGAGACTCCGAGCTGTGCGGCACGGCCATCGAGAGCTCGCTGAACGGCACTTTCCAGATCATCCTGCACAAGAAGGCCGATCTCGTCGGCACGGCCCTCGAAGCCCTCGACTATCCGATGCTGGAAACCAGGGATGAGTGGCTGGTGCACGGCTTCAGCTTCGCCAATTATCTCACCGAATTGGGAGACAAGGCGCAGTCGGAGATCTACTCGAAATCGTCGGTTGACCTCGCCTTGCGCGACGCGTTTCGCAAAATGCGCAAATTCCTGATGACGACCAAGAAGCTGACCGAAGATGAGGCGATTTCGTTGATTACGGTCGGCGTTGATTTCGGCATCACCCAGGTGGTCGATGGAAACTGGGGCGTCCATGCCGTCATCAAGAAGGATATATTCGCCGGCGGCGAGGCCTGA
- a CDS encoding ABC transporter ATP-binding protein/permease: MNNTRSTLATVWRIAAPYFSSEDKWAGRGLLAAVIAIELAIVGLNVMFNFWNSRFYNALQDRNWDSFVTEIIFFSVLAATFIALAVYQLYLNQWLQIRWRQWMTKQYLGEWLHQANHYRMQLQGDAADNPDQRMTDDVKLFVDRTLNIGLQLLSSIVTLASFVGILWGLSNAAPLQLFGQEYFIPGYLVWIALIYSVLGTILTHLIGWRLVGIDFRQQQYEADFRFNLVRVRENSEQIALLRGETAERERLLVRFGRVVENWLAIMSRTKKLTAFTASYNQASVIFPYILVAPAYFANKIQLGAVMQTASAFSSVQGALSVFITIYRSFAEWQAVVSRLDGFEVGIASARELATGRDGIRVVEAAGHGAIDLKGLALRLPNGTPLVNAEQFSLRKGERTLMTGPSGSGKSTLFRAIAGIWPFGAGSITIPAGATLMLLPQRPYFPTGSLRGAVEYPSTEGSFTDLQISSALEQVGLPRLAAQIGEHGHWNRTLSLGEQQRLGLARALLHAPHYLFLDEATASLDEPSEAALYRLLEETLPQTTIVSIGHRSTLDAFHQRNVSLVRDGERFTLGDAGEPSKP, from the coding sequence GTGAATAATACCCGTTCGACGCTCGCCACCGTATGGCGCATCGCCGCCCCCTATTTCAGCTCCGAGGACAAATGGGCTGGCCGCGGCCTGCTGGCGGCGGTCATCGCCATCGAGCTTGCGATCGTCGGCCTCAACGTCATGTTCAATTTCTGGAATAGCCGTTTTTACAACGCGCTGCAGGATCGCAACTGGGACAGCTTCGTAACCGAGATCATCTTTTTCAGCGTGCTGGCCGCGACCTTCATCGCGCTGGCGGTCTATCAGCTCTATCTCAATCAATGGCTGCAGATTCGCTGGCGGCAATGGATGACCAAACAATATCTCGGTGAGTGGCTGCATCAGGCCAATCATTACCGGATGCAGCTTCAGGGCGATGCCGCCGACAATCCCGACCAGCGCATGACCGATGACGTGAAACTGTTCGTCGATCGCACGCTCAACATCGGCCTTCAGTTGCTGAGCTCGATCGTGACGCTGGCGTCCTTTGTCGGCATCCTCTGGGGGCTTTCGAACGCCGCGCCATTGCAGCTGTTCGGTCAGGAATATTTCATTCCCGGCTATCTCGTGTGGATCGCTCTGATCTATTCGGTGCTCGGCACGATCCTGACCCATCTGATCGGCTGGCGGCTGGTCGGGATCGATTTCAGGCAGCAGCAATATGAAGCGGATTTCCGCTTCAACCTGGTGCGGGTGCGGGAAAATTCCGAACAGATCGCGCTGCTGCGCGGCGAGACCGCCGAGCGCGAGCGCCTGCTGGTACGCTTCGGACGCGTGGTGGAAAACTGGCTCGCCATCATGAGCCGGACCAAGAAACTGACGGCGTTCACGGCCAGCTATAATCAGGCTTCGGTGATCTTTCCTTATATCCTGGTGGCGCCGGCCTATTTCGCGAACAAGATCCAGCTCGGCGCCGTCATGCAGACGGCCTCTGCGTTCTCAAGCGTGCAGGGCGCACTCTCTGTCTTCATCACCATTTATCGCTCGTTCGCGGAGTGGCAAGCGGTGGTCAGCCGCCTCGACGGATTCGAGGTCGGGATCGCATCGGCGCGCGAGCTTGCCACCGGCCGCGACGGGATTCGTGTCGTCGAGGCGGCGGGCCACGGCGCGATCGATCTCAAGGGACTGGCGCTGCGACTGCCGAACGGCACGCCGCTGGTCAACGCCGAGCAGTTCAGTCTGCGCAAGGGCGAGCGCACGCTGATGACGGGCCCCTCGGGCTCCGGCAAATCGACGCTGTTCCGCGCCATTGCCGGCATCTGGCCGTTCGGGGCGGGCTCGATCACCATTCCTGCGGGGGCGACATTGATGTTGCTGCCGCAGCGGCCGTATTTCCCCACCGGATCGCTGCGCGGGGCGGTGGAATATCCCTCCACGGAAGGCAGCTTCACCGACCTGCAGATCAGCAGCGCCCTGGAGCAGGTCGGACTGCCCAGGCTCGCGGCGCAGATCGGCGAGCACGGGCACTGGAACCGGACGCTGTCGCTCGGCGAGCAGCAGCGCCTCGGGCTTGCACGCGCGTTGTTGCATGCGCCGCACTACCTGTTCCTCGACGAGGCCACCGCCTCGCTCGACGAGCCTTCGGAGGCGGCACTGTATCGGCTGCTCGAGGAGACGTTGCCGCAAACCACGATCGTTTCGATCGGCCACCGCTCGACGCTGGACGCCTTCCATCAGCGCAATGTCAGCCTGGTGCGCGATGGCGAGCGATTCACACTCGGGGACGCCGGCGAGCCGTCCAAGCCGTAG
- a CDS encoding TorF family putative porin → MKKLVLLATALAMVSGSAVAADMRVKAVKAPPPPAFDPWDIAFGAGITNDYIFRGITQSNHKPSVNAYFEPRLNLTKDFQLYVGLGAASISFPNRAAAEVDVYGGARLTVGQFAFDVGAWGYIYPGGTCQYGAANAFNGGTTDAAGVPLSGECLQNALVNANVLKKDVSFFEVYGKVNYTFNDNFSMGGNVYYTPSFLNSGAEGTYASITGKAIAPSTWFGASGIGMYVSGEFGRQWLGTSDSFYGVAAFPNGINYADYNTWNIGIGFTYKVFTLDIRYSDTDLSQGNCNAFTSDFTATFNGSFTPINPTGVGSKWCGAAGIVKLSADLTAMTNLK, encoded by the coding sequence ATGAAGAAACTGGTTTTGTTAGCAACGGCGCTGGCAATGGTATCGGGCTCTGCTGTCGCCGCGGACATGCGCGTGAAGGCCGTCAAGGCCCCGCCGCCGCCGGCCTTCGATCCCTGGGATATCGCCTTCGGCGCAGGTATTACCAACGACTACATTTTCCGCGGCATTACCCAGTCCAACCACAAGCCGTCGGTGAACGCCTATTTCGAGCCGCGCCTTAACCTCACCAAGGACTTCCAGCTCTATGTCGGTCTCGGTGCAGCGAGCATCTCGTTCCCGAACCGCGCCGCAGCTGAAGTCGACGTCTACGGCGGCGCCCGCTTAACGGTCGGCCAGTTCGCCTTCGACGTCGGCGCCTGGGGCTACATCTATCCGGGTGGAACCTGCCAATACGGCGCAGCCAACGCATTCAATGGCGGCACGACGGATGCCGCCGGCGTTCCGCTTAGCGGCGAATGTCTGCAGAACGCGCTGGTGAACGCCAACGTTCTGAAAAAGGACGTCAGCTTCTTCGAAGTCTACGGCAAGGTGAATTACACCTTCAACGACAACTTCTCGATGGGCGGCAACGTCTATTATACGCCGAGCTTCCTCAACAGCGGCGCCGAAGGCACCTACGCCTCGATCACCGGCAAGGCGATTGCGCCGAGCACCTGGTTCGGCGCCAGCGGCATCGGCATGTACGTTTCGGGTGAATTCGGCCGTCAGTGGCTGGGCACTTCGGACTCGTTCTACGGCGTCGCCGCATTCCCGAACGGCATCAACTACGCCGACTACAACACCTGGAACATCGGCATCGGCTTCACCTACAAGGTGTTCACGCTGGACATCCGCTACTCCGACACCGACCTGTCGCAGGGTAATTGTAACGCCTTCACCAGCGACTTCACCGCAACGTTCAACGGCAGCTTCACGCCGATCAATCCGACCGGCGTTGGTTCGAAGTGGTGCGGCGCCGCTGGTATCGTCAAGCTGTCGGCTGACCTGACCGCGATGACCAACCTCAAGTAA
- a CDS encoding histone: MEREGTSKKCRPGLAHGLFGALDGYGQPQQEDQMAKKSKKGKKAKKAKKAVVAKKKKSAKKAPKKAAKKSAKKVAKKSAKKSAKKAAKKSKAAAPKKAAKKSPARKKRAAPKSAKAEPAMAAPVREPEPAPAPSWATPEPSAPSWGSGSSNGGDHN, translated from the coding sequence ATGGAGCGGGAGGGCACTTCGAAGAAGTGCCGCCCCGGTCTGGCCCACGGACTATTCGGAGCGCTCGACGGATACGGACAGCCGCAACAGGAGGACCAGATGGCGAAGAAGAGTAAGAAGGGCAAGAAGGCTAAAAAGGCCAAGAAGGCCGTAGTGGCGAAAAAGAAGAAGTCCGCCAAGAAGGCGCCGAAAAAGGCCGCCAAGAAATCGGCGAAGAAGGTTGCGAAAAAGAGCGCAAAGAAATCAGCCAAGAAGGCCGCAAAGAAGTCAAAGGCAGCCGCGCCGAAAAAGGCTGCAAAGAAGAGTCCGGCAAGGAAAAAGAGGGCGGCTCCAAAGTCGGCCAAGGCGGAGCCCGCCATGGCGGCGCCCGTGCGAGAGCCGGAGCCCGCACCGGCACCGAGTTGGGCTACCCCGGAACCGTCGGCTCCGTCTTGGGGCTCAGGTTCATCCAACGGCGGCGACCACAACTAA
- the glcF gene encoding glycolate oxidase subunit GlcF produces MKTEFSLAQLADPDIAEADKILRACVHCGFCTATCPTYVLLGDELDSPRGRIYLIKEMLEKDKPPTADVVKHIDRCLSCLACMTTCPSGVHYMHLVDQARVRIERDYSRPLPERALRAVLAWVLPRPKLFRASMIMARLARPFAALLPTSNAAANPGLLRRIKAMLALAPKALPAPGPAAGSVFPAIDERRGRVALLQGCAQQVLAPRINQAAINLLTRHGIEVVLVRDEQCCGALTHHLGQDGDALARARANITVWQKEADQGGLDAILVTASGCGTVIKDYGFMLREDRDFAGPAARISALAKDITEYLAGLSLVPSRQNGDITVAYHSACSLQHGQKITGLPKELLSKNGFVVKDVPESHLCCGSAGTYNILQPDIASRLRDRKIANIATVKPDMIAAGNIGCMIQIAGGTSVPVVHTIELLDWATGGPKPGSFRGVN; encoded by the coding sequence ATGAAAACAGAATTCTCGCTCGCGCAACTCGCCGATCCCGATATCGCGGAAGCCGACAAGATCCTGCGCGCCTGCGTGCATTGCGGCTTCTGCACCGCGACCTGTCCGACCTATGTGCTGCTCGGCGACGAGCTCGATAGCCCGCGCGGGCGCATCTATCTGATCAAGGAGATGCTGGAAAAGGACAAGCCGCCGACCGCCGACGTCGTCAAGCATATCGACCGCTGCCTGTCCTGCCTCGCCTGCATGACCACCTGTCCGTCGGGCGTGCACTACATGCATCTGGTCGATCAGGCGCGGGTCCGGATCGAGCGCGACTATTCGCGGCCTTTGCCGGAACGGGCGCTGCGCGCGGTGCTGGCCTGGGTGCTGCCGCGGCCAAAACTGTTCCGCGCCAGCATGATCATGGCGCGGCTCGCCCGGCCTTTCGCGGCCCTGCTGCCGACGTCGAATGCGGCGGCCAATCCCGGCCTGCTGCGGCGGATCAAGGCGATGCTGGCGCTGGCGCCGAAGGCTCTGCCGGCGCCGGGGCCTGCAGCCGGCAGCGTGTTTCCGGCCATTGACGAGCGGCGCGGGCGGGTCGCGCTGCTGCAGGGCTGCGCCCAGCAGGTGCTGGCGCCGCGCATCAACCAGGCCGCCATCAACCTTTTGACGCGCCACGGCATCGAGGTCGTCCTGGTCAGGGACGAGCAATGCTGCGGCGCGCTCACCCATCACCTCGGGCAGGACGGCGACGCGCTGGCGCGAGCGCGCGCCAACATCACCGTGTGGCAAAAGGAGGCGGACCAGGGCGGCCTCGACGCCATCCTGGTCACCGCATCGGGCTGCGGCACGGTCATCAAGGACTATGGTTTCATGCTGCGCGAGGACCGCGATTTCGCCGGCCCCGCTGCGCGGATTTCCGCGCTGGCAAAGGATATCACCGAATATCTCGCAGGCCTTTCGCTCGTGCCATCGCGCCAGAACGGCGACATCACGGTCGCGTATCACTCGGCATGTTCGCTACAGCACGGCCAGAAAATCACAGGCCTTCCGAAAGAATTGCTTTCCAAGAATGGATTCGTGGTGAAAGATGTGCCCGAGAGCCATTTGTGTTGCGGTTCGGCGGGGACCTACAACATTCTCCAGCCTGACATTGCGAGCAGATTGCGCGATCGGAAGATCGCCAATATTGCGACAGTCAAACCGGACATGATCGCTGCGGGCAATATTGGATGCATGATTCAAATTGCCGGCGGTACATCAGTTCCTGTGGTGCACACGATTGAGCTTCTCGATTGGGCGACAGGAGGTCCAAAGCCTGGATCATTCCGAGGAGTGAATTGA
- a CDS encoding FAD-binding protein codes for MDTLKVRDAKDVEEVVRAAIAGDQPLEIIGHGTKRQIGHPMATNAVLDLSGLNAVSAYEPNELIITVQSGAPLSDVQSLIDSKNQQFAFEPMDTSVLLGASGSGTIGGMIGAGLAGPRRIKAGGARDHLLGAHAVSGFGDSFKTGGRVVKNVTGYDLCKLLAGSWGTLAVMTEVTLKVMPKPESERSLMLAGLDDVTAGRAMTAALGSPYDVSGAAHLPASVFGSSTGVLAGLGAGGRALTLLRLEGIAASVADRAGSLSKALAAFGAVEMLQDDASAAVWAGIRDVEPFAASGARGLWPVWRIVCPPASGGALGQALAHGSQGDVIYDWGGGLIWAAVPPRPDALAGPVRQQVEAAGGHAMLVRASEDIRRNVDVFHPQAAGVAALGQRVRHSFDPKIILNRGRMVRVSAS; via the coding sequence GTGGATACGCTTAAGGTTAGAGACGCCAAAGACGTCGAAGAGGTGGTGCGCGCGGCGATCGCCGGCGACCAGCCGCTGGAAATCATCGGCCATGGCACCAAGCGGCAGATCGGCCATCCGATGGCGACCAATGCGGTGCTCGACCTCTCAGGCCTGAACGCCGTCTCCGCCTACGAGCCGAACGAGCTGATCATCACCGTGCAATCAGGCGCGCCGCTTTCAGACGTGCAGTCGCTGATCGATTCCAAGAATCAGCAATTCGCCTTCGAGCCGATGGATACGTCCGTGCTGCTCGGCGCGTCCGGCAGCGGCACGATCGGCGGCATGATCGGGGCGGGGCTTGCCGGCCCGCGCCGGATCAAGGCCGGCGGCGCGCGGGACCATCTGCTCGGTGCGCATGCGGTGTCGGGATTTGGCGACAGTTTCAAGACCGGGGGCAGGGTGGTGAAAAACGTCACCGGCTACGATCTCTGCAAGCTGCTGGCAGGGTCGTGGGGCACGCTGGCGGTCATGACCGAGGTGACGCTGAAGGTGATGCCGAAGCCGGAGAGCGAGCGGTCGCTGATGCTTGCCGGGCTCGACGACGTCACTGCGGGTCGGGCGATGACCGCAGCCCTCGGGTCGCCCTACGACGTATCCGGCGCGGCGCACCTGCCGGCTTCGGTGTTCGGGTCCTCAACCGGCGTGCTGGCGGGCCTGGGGGCTGGCGGACGGGCGTTGACCCTGCTGCGGCTGGAAGGCATCGCGGCGTCGGTGGCGGACCGGGCTGGTTCGCTCAGTAAGGCGCTCGCGGCGTTCGGCGCGGTAGAGATGCTGCAGGATGACGCTTCCGCAGCGGTGTGGGCCGGGATCCGTGACGTCGAGCCGTTCGCCGCCAGCGGCGCGCGCGGGCTGTGGCCGGTTTGGCGGATCGTCTGCCCGCCGGCCTCGGGCGGCGCGCTCGGCCAGGCGCTGGCGCACGGGTCCCAGGGCGACGTGATCTACGATTGGGGCGGCGGGCTGATCTGGGCGGCCGTGCCACCGCGGCCGGACGCGCTGGCCGGCCCGGTACGCCAGCAGGTCGAAGCAGCCGGCGGCCATGCGATGCTGGTGCGTGCGTCCGAAGATATCAGGCGGAACGTCGATGTGTTCCATCCGCAGGCCGCCGGTGTCGCCGCTTTGGGCCAGCGCGTGCGCCACAGTTTCGATCCCAAAATCATCCTCAACCGCGGCCGGATGGTGCGGGTATCAGCGTCATGA
- a CDS encoding FAD-linked oxidase C-terminal domain-containing protein, which translates to MAIMMPAADQAVLDRRDAIVAALRAIVPGEGVIDSAAEMLPYESDGLMAYRQPPMVVVLPDTTEQVSKVLKYCGEQGIKVVPRGSGTSLSGGALPLADGVLLGLGKFKRIREIDFDNRVVVTEPGVTNLAISQAVAHAGFYYAPDPSSQIACSIGGNVAENSGGVHCLKYGMTTNNVLGCEIVLMSGEILRIGGKTAENSGYDLMGIITGSEGLLGVITEITVRILQKPETARALMVGFAEVEAAGECVARIIGAGIIPGGMEMMDKPAIHAAEAFVHAGYPLDVEALLIIELDGPAVEVDELIKRVEAIAQACGSTTCQISTSEAERNLFWAGRKAAFPAVGRISPDYLCMDGTIPRGALPKALARIRDLSVKYDLRCANVFHAGDGNLHPLILYDANKPGEIERAEAFGADILRACVEFGGVLTGEHGVGIEKRDLMPEMFSEIDLNQQQRLKCAFDSQGLLNPGKVFPTLHRCAELGRMHVHAGRLAFPDIPRF; encoded by the coding sequence ATGGCCATCATGATGCCGGCTGCCGATCAGGCGGTTCTGGATCGCCGGGACGCCATCGTCGCGGCGCTTCGCGCGATCGTGCCGGGCGAGGGCGTGATCGACAGCGCCGCCGAGATGCTGCCCTACGAGTCCGATGGCCTGATGGCCTACCGGCAGCCGCCGATGGTCGTCGTGCTGCCCGATACCACCGAACAGGTCTCGAAAGTTCTGAAATATTGCGGCGAGCAGGGCATCAAGGTGGTGCCGCGCGGCTCCGGAACTTCGCTCTCGGGCGGCGCGCTGCCGCTGGCCGACGGCGTGCTGCTGGGCCTGGGCAAGTTCAAGCGCATCCGCGAGATCGATTTCGACAACCGCGTGGTGGTGACCGAACCCGGCGTCACCAACCTCGCGATCAGCCAGGCCGTGGCCCATGCCGGCTTCTACTACGCGCCCGACCCGTCGTCGCAGATCGCCTGCTCGATCGGCGGCAATGTCGCGGAAAATTCTGGCGGGGTGCATTGCCTGAAATACGGCATGACCACCAACAACGTGCTGGGCTGCGAGATCGTGCTGATGTCCGGCGAGATCCTGCGCATCGGCGGCAAGACCGCGGAGAATTCTGGCTATGACCTGATGGGGATCATCACCGGCTCGGAGGGGTTGCTCGGCGTCATCACCGAGATCACGGTGCGGATCCTGCAGAAGCCCGAGACCGCCCGCGCTCTGATGGTCGGTTTTGCCGAGGTCGAGGCGGCCGGCGAATGCGTGGCGCGGATCATCGGCGCCGGCATCATCCCCGGCGGCATGGAGATGATGGACAAGCCCGCGATCCACGCCGCCGAGGCGTTCGTGCACGCCGGCTACCCGCTCGACGTCGAGGCCCTTCTGATCATCGAACTCGATGGCCCCGCCGTCGAGGTCGACGAACTGATCAAGCGCGTCGAGGCGATCGCGCAAGCCTGCGGCTCGACCACCTGCCAGATTTCGACGTCGGAGGCCGAACGCAATTTGTTCTGGGCCGGCCGCAAGGCGGCATTCCCGGCAGTCGGCCGCATCTCGCCGGACTATCTCTGCATGGACGGCACCATTCCGCGCGGCGCGCTGCCCAAGGCCCTGGCGCGCATCCGCGACCTCTCGGTGAAATACGACCTGCGCTGCGCCAACGTGTTCCACGCCGGCGACGGCAATCTGCATCCCTTGATCCTCTACGACGCCAACAAGCCGGGCGAGATCGAGCGGGCGGAAGCCTTCGGCGCCGACATCTTGCGCGCCTGCGTCGAGTTCGGCGGCGTGCTGACCGGCGAGCATGGCGTCGGCATCGAGAAGCGCGACCTGATGCCGGAGATGTTTTCGGAGATCGACCTCAACCAGCAGCAGCGGCTGAAATGTGCTTTTGACTCGCAGGGCCTGCTCAACCCCGGAAAAGTGTTTCCGACGCTGCACCGTTGTGCCGAACTCGGCCGCATGCATGTGCATGCCGGCAGGCTGGCGTTTCCGGACATTCCGCGGTTCTAG
- the cycA gene encoding cytochrome c-550 CycA → MKISILSTLVVAASLTATSGALAQDVAAGKTSFNKCLACHAIGEGAKNKVGPALNGLDGRKSGTVEGYNYSDANKNSGITWGKDVFLEYIKDPKAKIPGTKMVFAGIKNENEANNLWAYVASFDKDGKQK, encoded by the coding sequence ATGAAAATATCGATTTTGAGCACGCTGGTTGTCGCCGCCTCGTTGACCGCAACATCCGGCGCGCTGGCGCAGGACGTCGCCGCCGGCAAGACGTCATTCAACAAATGCCTAGCCTGCCACGCGATTGGCGAAGGCGCCAAGAACAAGGTCGGCCCTGCGCTGAACGGGCTGGACGGCCGCAAGTCCGGCACTGTCGAGGGCTACAATTATTCAGATGCCAACAAGAATTCCGGCATCACCTGGGGCAAGGACGTATTCCTCGAATACATCAAGGACCCAAAGGCAAAGATTCCCGGTACCAAGATGGTGTTCGCCGGCATCAAGAACGAGAACGAGGCCAACAATCTCTGGGCCTATGTTGCCTCGTTCGACAAGGACGGCAAGCAAAAGTGA
- a CDS encoding alpha/beta fold hydrolase gives MLVVIFVAALAVLALVTRAGVFLSERDHPARGTMVEVAGGTLHILDIGPREAAGPPIVMIHGASSNLEVMRQPVGERLARRHRVILIDRPGHGWSTRARTEDSTPEIQARMIEEGLGKLGVRSAIFVVHSWAGALGGRIALDYPASVAGLVMLAPVAYPWPGGVGSYNRLIATPVIGPLLAHTITLPLGLLLAEPGARSVFQPQPMPDGFVKNTATPLLLRPREFIANAHDLMTLKAAVAAQASRYAEIQAPVTIITGAVDKTVSTNIHSRPFAAAAPNVKLIVLPDVGHMVQYAVPDRVVAEVEMMISVLAPGAEAAAH, from the coding sequence ATGTTGGTGGTGATTTTCGTGGCGGCGTTGGCGGTGCTGGCGCTGGTCACGCGAGCCGGCGTCTTCCTTAGCGAGCGGGACCATCCCGCCCGGGGCACCATGGTCGAGGTGGCGGGCGGCACCCTCCATATTCTCGACATCGGCCCGCGCGAGGCGGCCGGTCCGCCGATCGTGATGATCCACGGCGCAAGCTCCAATCTCGAGGTGATGCGGCAGCCGGTCGGCGAGCGGCTGGCCCGCAGGCACCGCGTGATCCTGATCGACCGTCCCGGGCATGGCTGGAGCACCCGCGCCCGTACGGAGGACTCGACCCCCGAGATTCAGGCCCGCATGATCGAAGAGGGGCTGGGCAAGCTCGGCGTCCGCAGCGCGATCTTCGTGGTGCACTCCTGGGCCGGCGCACTGGGGGGACGCATCGCGCTGGACTACCCGGCTTCCGTGGCCGGCCTGGTGATGCTGGCGCCGGTGGCCTACCCATGGCCCGGCGGTGTCGGGAGCTACAACCGGCTGATCGCCACCCCGGTGATCGGCCCGCTATTGGCCCATACCATCACGCTGCCGCTTGGCCTCCTGCTGGCAGAGCCGGGCGCGCGGAGCGTATTCCAACCCCAGCCGATGCCGGACGGCTTCGTCAAAAACACCGCCACGCCCCTGTTGCTGCGACCACGCGAATTCATCGCCAATGCGCACGACCTGATGACGCTGAAGGCGGCGGTCGCCGCGCAGGCGTCGCGCTATGCCGAGATCCAGGCGCCGGTTACGATCATCACCGGCGCTGTCGACAAGACGGTATCGACCAACATCCACTCGCGCCCGTTCGCGGCTGCCGCGCCGAACGTCAAACTGATCGTGCTGCCTGATGTCGGCCACATGGTTCAGTATGCCGTTCCCGATCGCGTCGTTGCCGAGGTCGAGATGATGATCTCGGTGCTGGCGCCAGGCGCAGAAGCGGCGGCGCATTGA
- a CDS encoding tetratricopeptide repeat protein codes for MVFRFPGSCRTVTTAVFVAAAVLAAVPAYAQNNAQVVPPPKAQKKLPEPPSKLPNIGADRTRGLDFLFGALKAAPDEASAKHVEARIWALWMKTPSDTAALLMLRAKSAMEAQKVDVALKLLDSVIKLRPDYVEAWNRRATLHYLKNDYNRSLEDIRQVLIREPRHFGALAGLGMIMQEIGDEKRALDAFRKALAVNPHLEKVPDLVKTLTEKVEGRDI; via the coding sequence ATGGTTTTCAGATTCCCAGGTAGCTGCCGGACCGTCACCACAGCCGTTTTCGTGGCCGCTGCTGTCCTGGCAGCCGTGCCGGCTTACGCGCAGAACAACGCCCAGGTCGTTCCTCCGCCAAAAGCCCAGAAGAAATTGCCGGAACCGCCGAGCAAGCTTCCCAATATCGGCGCGGATCGCACCCGTGGGCTGGACTTCCTGTTCGGCGCACTCAAGGCCGCCCCCGATGAGGCCAGCGCCAAGCATGTCGAGGCGCGGATCTGGGCGTTGTGGATGAAGACCCCGAGCGACACGGCGGCGCTGTTGATGCTGCGCGCCAAGAGCGCGATGGAGGCGCAGAAAGTCGACGTCGCGCTGAAATTGCTCGATTCTGTCATCAAGCTGCGCCCCGACTATGTCGAGGCCTGGAACCGGCGCGCGACGCTGCATTACCTGAAGAACGACTACAACCGGTCCCTGGAGGATATCCGGCAAGTGCTGATCCGGGAGCCCCGGCATTTCGGCGCGCTGGCGGGCCTCGGCATGATCATGCAGGAAATCGGCGACGAAAAGCGCGCGCTCGACGCATTCCGCAAGGCGCTGGCGGTCAACCCGCACCTCGAAAAAGTGCCGGACCTGGTCAAGACGTTGACCGAAAAGGTCGAAGGCCGCGATATCTGA